One window from the genome of Streptococcus halotolerans encodes:
- a CDS encoding formate--tetrahydrofolate ligase, whose amino-acid sequence MKSDIEIAQSIELKPIAEIAEKVGISPDDMELYGKYKAKLSFDKIREVQSDELGKLILVTAINPTPAGEGKSTMSIGLADALNKIGKQTMIALREPSLGPVMGIKGGAAGGGYAQVLPMEDINLHFTGDMHAITTANNALSALLDNHLQQGNPLQIDQRRVIWKRVVDLNDRALRQVIVGLGSPVNGIPREDGFDITVASEIMAILCLATDLKDLKKRLSNIVVAYDINRKPVYVRDLNIEGALTLILKDALKPNLVQTIYGTPALVHGGPFANIAHGCNSVLATTTALHLADYTVTEAGFGADLGAEKFLDIKTPNLPKSPDAVVIVATLRALKMHGGVAKSDLLEENVEAVRAGFENLKRHVENIRQYGIPAIVAINAFVADTEAEVTALKELCHDLNVPVELASVWADGADGGVELAKTLVETIDKGEANYQRLYNDEDNLEEKARKIVTKVYGGTSVQFGPKAKAQLKQFAEFGWDKLPICMAKTQYSFSDNPALVGAPEGFDITIREFVPKTGAGFIVALTGDVMTMPGLPKQPAALNMDVLEDGTAIGLF is encoded by the coding sequence ATGAAATCTGATATTGAAATTGCTCAAAGTATTGAACTGAAACCAATTGCGGAAATTGCTGAAAAAGTTGGTATTAGCCCTGATGATATGGAACTGTATGGCAAATACAAGGCGAAATTATCGTTTGACAAAATCAGGGAAGTCCAATCAGATGAACTTGGAAAATTGATCTTGGTGACAGCTATTAACCCTACACCAGCAGGTGAGGGAAAATCAACTATGTCTATTGGTCTTGCAGATGCCCTCAATAAGATTGGTAAACAGACGATGATTGCTCTACGTGAGCCCTCACTTGGTCCGGTTATGGGGATTAAAGGTGGTGCAGCTGGTGGCGGTTATGCGCAAGTTCTTCCTATGGAAGACATCAATCTACATTTTACAGGTGATATGCACGCTATTACAACAGCTAATAACGCCTTATCTGCGCTTTTGGATAACCATCTCCAACAAGGTAATCCCCTTCAGATTGACCAACGTCGTGTTATCTGGAAGCGTGTGGTAGACCTTAATGATCGTGCACTCCGTCAAGTCATTGTTGGTTTGGGGAGCCCAGTTAATGGTATTCCTCGAGAAGATGGTTTTGATATTACTGTTGCCTCAGAAATCATGGCTATTCTCTGCCTAGCGACCGATCTCAAAGACCTCAAAAAACGTCTTTCTAACATTGTGGTAGCTTATGACATCAACCGTAAGCCTGTTTATGTGCGTGACCTCAACATCGAAGGGGCCTTGACGCTCATTTTAAAAGATGCCCTGAAACCAAACCTGGTACAAACCATTTATGGAACACCAGCCTTGGTTCATGGAGGACCATTTGCCAATATTGCTCATGGTTGTAACTCAGTTTTAGCCACAACAACAGCTTTACATTTGGCAGACTATACCGTGACGGAAGCTGGCTTTGGAGCAGACTTGGGGGCTGAAAAATTCCTTGATATTAAGACACCAAATCTTCCTAAATCACCAGATGCCGTTGTTATCGTAGCCACTCTTCGTGCGCTAAAAATGCACGGAGGAGTTGCTAAGTCTGATTTATTGGAAGAAAACGTTGAAGCCGTCCGTGCGGGCTTTGAAAATCTAAAACGACACGTTGAAAACATTCGTCAATACGGCATCCCTGCTATTGTAGCTATCAACGCATTTGTAGCAGATACAGAGGCTGAAGTCACTGCTTTAAAAGAGCTCTGCCACGATCTTAACGTGCCAGTTGAATTGGCAAGTGTTTGGGCTGACGGAGCCGATGGTGGCGTTGAACTGGCTAAAACCCTTGTTGAAACAATTGACAAAGGAGAAGCCAATTACCAACGTCTTTACAACGACGAGGATAACTTGGAAGAAAAAGCTCGTAAAATTGTGACTAAGGTCTACGGAGGAACATCAGTACAATTTGGACCAAAAGCCAAAGCGCAACTCAAACAGTTTGCTGAATTTGGCTGGGATAAACTGCCAATCTGTATGGCTAAAACCCAATACTCTTTCTCAGATAATCCCGCTTTAGTTGGCGCGCCAGAGGGCTTTGACATTACTATTCGTGAATTCGTTCCCAAAACAGGGGCAGGCTTTATTGTTGCTTTGACAGGTGATGTCATGACTATGCCTGGCTTACCTAAACAACCAGCTGCGCTGAATATGGATGTCTTAGAAGATGGAACTGCAATCGGTTTATTCTAA
- a CDS encoding GNAT family N-acetyltransferase, translating to MSIKIIETKRLVLRPFTLEDTESMFHHWASHQDNVTYVTWPAHDNQEITRKIISSWIKEERAGYHHWAIVEKDHQTLIGSISIVDHNEDTQTAEIGYILGKEYWGAGFMTEALKAVIASLFEKTSINRIQAVFDTENPASGKVMAKAGMIYEGTLRQASINNRGLVDIAIFAILKSDYLKEKTDDH from the coding sequence ATGTCTATAAAAATCATTGAAACCAAACGTTTAGTTTTGAGACCTTTTACCCTTGAAGACACAGAGTCTATGTTTCATCACTGGGCTAGTCATCAAGATAATGTCACATACGTTACTTGGCCAGCACACGACAATCAAGAAATCACTAGGAAGATAATATCTTCTTGGATAAAAGAGGAACGTGCTGGATACCATCATTGGGCCATTGTCGAAAAAGACCATCAGACACTGATAGGAAGCATTTCTATTGTGGATCACAACGAAGATACTCAAACAGCTGAAATTGGTTATATTTTAGGTAAAGAATACTGGGGTGCTGGCTTTATGACAGAAGCCCTGAAAGCTGTGATTGCAAGCTTGTTTGAAAAAACGAGCATCAATCGTATTCAAGCGGTATTTGATACGGAAAATCCAGCTTCAGGAAAAGTTATGGCTAAAGCAGGTATGATCTATGAGGGGACACTGCGCCAAGCCTCTATCAATAATAGAGGCCTAGTTGACATTGCTATCTTTGCTATTTTAAAATCAGATTATCTAAAGGAAAAGACAGATGATCATTAG
- a CDS encoding GNAT family N-acetyltransferase: MIIRRAKSSDAEELLNIYAPYVEKTAITFEYTVPSVSEFKHRIHQTLTSFPYLVFQEDEAILGYAYASSYKDRAAYDWACEVSIYVAEKARGKQIGTRLYDALENELEKMGIKTVLACITYPNEVSIGFHQDRGYEKVGHFTKMGYKFERWHDIVWMQKRLED, from the coding sequence ATGATCATTAGACGTGCGAAAAGTTCTGATGCTGAAGAACTCTTGAACATTTATGCTCCTTATGTAGAGAAAACGGCTATTACCTTCGAGTATACTGTTCCAAGTGTATCCGAATTTAAACATCGCATCCACCAGACTTTGACGAGTTTTCCTTATTTGGTCTTCCAAGAAGATGAAGCGATTTTAGGTTATGCCTATGCCAGCTCTTATAAGGATCGCGCAGCCTATGATTGGGCTTGTGAAGTGTCTATTTATGTTGCAGAAAAAGCGCGTGGTAAGCAGATCGGAACAAGGTTGTATGATGCCTTAGAAAACGAATTAGAAAAAATGGGAATAAAAACCGTTTTAGCTTGTATCACTTATCCTAATGAGGTCAGCATTGGTTTTCATCAAGATCGTGGTTATGAAAAAGTAGGTCATTTTACCAAAATGGGCTATAAATTTGAACGGTGGCACGATATCGTCTGGATGCAAAAACGTTTGGAGGACTAA
- a CDS encoding DUF1905 domain-containing protein — protein sequence MAKLYEYQSKIYSAAQKGGAYTIFPYNIRTEFGKGRVKVHVTFDGHPYDGSIVNMGVKDDQGDIAYIIGIRKDIQKAIDKTIGDTVTITVQERD from the coding sequence TTGGCAAAGCTTTATGAGTATCAATCAAAGATTTATTCTGCTGCACAAAAAGGTGGTGCCTATACCATTTTTCCTTATAATATTCGCACAGAATTCGGTAAGGGACGCGTGAAAGTTCATGTGACTTTTGATGGACATCCTTATGACGGATCTATTGTCAACATGGGCGTCAAAGATGACCAAGGTGACATTGCTTATATTATTGGTATTCGCAAGGACATTCAAAAAGCTATTGATAAAACAATAGGTGATACGGTGACAATAACCGTTCAGGAAAGAGATTAA
- the cls gene encoding cardiolipin synthase: MYEKEKIITLLDRGKRGFLRGIFSRTTVIAILLILQILFFVASYRWFQTYKVQFEIFEIILSIVTVLYLINSDMDSTAVITWLLILVPFPLIGSLFLLYTKRDFGFKAMKAGIQRTIDATQPYLIQDAEAVLELKNRHSSNYNLISYLEHSSGHFPVYRQTDVTYFASGEEKFTALKEELRKAKKYIFLEYFIIGEGLMWGEILAILEQKAAEGVEVRVMYDGMIEFSTLSFDYTKRLEKIGIKAKSFAPLSPFISTYYNYRDHRKILVIDGKVAFTGGINLSDEYINHVERFGHWKDTAIMLKGRAVDTFTILFLQMWNIDQDDVEVEPYLALHEHRHNNGFIVPYGDSPLDDDKIGENVYIDILNQARDYVHIMTPYLILDGELAHALKFAAQRGVDVKIIMPGIADKKIANALAKTYYASLIKAGVKIYEYTPGFIHAKVFVSDRYKAVVGTINLDYRSLYHHFECATYMYQVSCIPQIENDFQATLLQSHLVSLEEVQDRPFITKAVGTLAKTIAPLM; this comes from the coding sequence ATTTACGAAAAAGAAAAAATCATAACCTTATTAGATCGTGGTAAACGAGGTTTTTTACGAGGAATCTTTAGTCGGACAACAGTTATTGCTATCTTGCTAATTTTACAGATTCTTTTTTTTGTTGCTTCATATCGTTGGTTCCAAACTTATAAGGTTCAATTTGAGATTTTTGAAATCATTTTATCTATTGTGACAGTTTTGTATCTTATCAATAGTGATATGGATTCAACAGCCGTTATCACTTGGTTGTTGATTTTGGTGCCTTTCCCACTGATCGGTAGTTTATTCTTGCTTTACACTAAACGCGATTTTGGCTTTAAAGCTATGAAAGCGGGAATTCAACGGACAATTGATGCGACCCAACCCTACCTTATCCAAGACGCAGAAGCCGTTTTGGAGTTGAAAAATCGCCATTCTAGCAACTATAATCTCATTTCGTATTTAGAACATTCGAGCGGTCACTTTCCAGTTTATCGCCAAACCGATGTGACCTATTTTGCCTCTGGAGAAGAAAAGTTTACAGCCCTCAAAGAAGAACTCCGCAAAGCTAAAAAATATATTTTCCTCGAATACTTTATCATCGGTGAAGGCCTGATGTGGGGGGAAATACTAGCCATTCTTGAACAGAAAGCAGCAGAAGGAGTTGAAGTTCGTGTCATGTATGATGGAATGATTGAATTTTCAACACTAAGTTTTGATTATACTAAACGTTTAGAAAAAATCGGTATCAAAGCCAAATCGTTTGCACCACTTTCCCCATTTATTTCAACATATTATAACTACCGTGACCATCGTAAAATTTTAGTCATTGACGGTAAGGTAGCTTTCACGGGTGGAATCAATCTATCAGATGAATACATCAATCACGTTGAACGCTTTGGCCATTGGAAAGACACAGCAATCATGCTAAAAGGTCGTGCGGTAGATACCTTTACTATCTTGTTCTTACAGATGTGGAATATCGATCAAGACGACGTTGAAGTTGAACCTTATCTTGCCTTACACGAGCACCGTCATAATAATGGGTTTATCGTGCCTTACGGAGATTCACCTTTAGATGATGACAAAATCGGTGAGAATGTCTACATTGATATTTTAAACCAGGCTAGAGACTACGTTCATATCATGACCCCTTACTTAATACTTGACGGTGAACTAGCTCATGCTTTAAAGTTTGCTGCCCAACGTGGTGTTGATGTGAAAATCATCATGCCAGGTATTGCAGATAAGAAGATTGCCAATGCCCTTGCTAAAACCTACTATGCTTCTTTGATCAAGGCAGGCGTCAAAATCTACGAGTACACCCCTGGTTTTATCCACGCTAAAGTGTTTGTCAGCGATCGCTACAAGGCAGTTGTAGGAACGATTAATTTAGACTATCGCAGTCTTTACCATCATTTTGAATGTGCCACTTACATGTATCAAGTATCATGTATTCCTCAAATCGAGAATGACTTCCAAGCGACACTGCTTCAAAGTCATCTGGTTAGCTTAGAAGAGGTTCAGGATCGACCATTCATCACAAAAGCTGTCGGTACATTAGCCAAAACAATAGCCCCATTGATGTAG